A region from the Musa acuminata AAA Group cultivar baxijiao chromosome BXJ1-10, Cavendish_Baxijiao_AAA, whole genome shotgun sequence genome encodes:
- the LOC104000324 gene encoding uncharacterized protein LOC104000324: MGNCLDLQKPVTWVDDEDDDWGSMESRSPKHYKRQRKAGAEAAKEKASSGSTEIKIKISKKQLEKLLRQADDGEKLPLRRFIADLVSMGESWELHHDQGRHWRPELQSIPEVPE, encoded by the coding sequence atgGGGAACTGTCTCGACCTGCAGAAGCCGGTGACATGGGTTGACGACGAGGACGACGACTGGGGATCCATGGAAAGCAGGAGCCCCAAGCATTACAAGAGGCAGCGCAAGGCCGGAGCGGAGGCCGCCAAGGAGAAGGCCAGCTCCGGCTCGACCgagatcaagatcaagatcagCAAGAAGCAGCTGGAGAAGCTTCTGCGGCAAGCCGACGACGGCGAGAAACTGCCGCTGCGACGATTTATCGCGGATCTGGTGAGCATGGGCGAGTCGTGGGAGCTCCACCATGATCAAGGGAGGCATTGGAGGCCGGAGCTACAGAGCATACCGGAGGTACCCgaatga
- the LOC135595466 gene encoding B2 protein-like, translating into MDGLWKLGDEFRGQTKISEDHQWSVMTFKLAELTRSKVDRRNNLDYPRNIIEAKPYDKVGFQEDNKFENLNLGLMNLDVKMNDASVKSLFHGAFSMSNAYQKINSNDVNSFKLGTAINKYAKNSSNKDVNNYNKNDGNSNNNNNSSNGNNNNNNNNVVDKRFKTLPSTEMLPRNEILGGYIFVCNNDTMQEDLKRQLFGLPPRYRDSVRAITPGLPLFLYNYTTHQLHGIFEAASFGGSNIDPTAWEDKKCKGESRFPAQVRIRVRKLCKPLEEDAFRPVLHHYDGPKFRLELSISETLQLLDLCEKEGM; encoded by the exons ATGGATGGCCTTTGGAAATTGGGGGACGAATTCCGAGGTCAAACAAAGATCTCAGAGGACCATCAGTGGTCTGTTATGACATTCAAACTGGCTGAGCTGACAAGGTCGAAAGTTGACCGTAGGAATAACCTGGATTATCCAAGGAACATCATTGAAGCTAAACCATATGACAAGGTTGGGTTTCAGGAAGATAACAAATTTGAGAATCTCAATCTTGGTCTTATGAACCTGGATGTCAAGATGAATGATGCTTCGGTCAAGAGTCTCTTCCATGGTGCTTTTAGCATGAGCAATGCTTATCAGAAAATCAACTCTAATGATGTCAACAGTTTCAAGTTGGGCACTGCAATCAACAAGTATGCTAAGAACTCTAGCAACAAAGATGTCAACAATTACAATAAGAATGATGGAAACagcaataacaataacaacagcAGCAACggtaataacaataataacaacaacaatgttgttgacaagaggtttaagacattgcCGTCAACTGAGATGCTCCCAAGAAATGAGATTCTTGGTGGTTATATATTTGTTTGTAACAATGACACCATGCAGGAAGATCTCAAGCGACAACTATTTG GTTTGCCTCCCAGGTATCGTGATTCTGTCCGTGCCATTACTCCAGGTTTACCCCTCTTCCTGTACAACTACACAACTCATCAGCTGCATGGGATATTTGAG GCTGCTAGCTTTGGTGGTTCTAACATTGACCCAACAGCCTGGGAAGATAAGAAGTGCAAAGGCGAGTCCAGGTTTCCTGCACAG GTGAGGATCCGTGTTAGAAAGCTTTGTAAGCCTCTTGAAGAAGATGCatttaggccagttttgcatcatTATGATGGTCCAAAATTTCGTCTTGAACTCTCCATATCAGAG ACCTTGCAGCTGCTAGACTTGTGCGAGAAAGAGGGCATGTGA
- the LOC135595465 gene encoding polyadenylate-binding protein RBP45-like encodes MMQPPPMAPPPMEQQPQQWNMMPPQPQYYQAPPAPPMWNQQPSQVPPPVPQLVPQPQPQYQAPAPVPPPQMQYQVPPPAPAPPMAPQPASSDEIRTLWVGDLQYWMDENYLYNCFVHTGEVVSVKVIRNKQTGQSEGYGFIEFVSRVAADRILQTYNGQIMPNSEQAFRMNWATCGAGEKHGDGADYTIFVGDLAADVTDYLLQETFKSHYTSVKGAKVVTDRLTGRSKGYGFVKFGDLNEQTRAMTEMNGVYCSTRPMRIGAAANKKSLGTQQQYSANASFQTGQGDESESDPNNTTIFVGGLDPNITDDHLRQVFSAYGEIVYVKIPVGKRCGFVQFANRASAEEALRMLNGTLLGGQSIRLSWGRSPANKQPQQDPNQWNGSFYGYTQSYDTYGYAPPQDPNMYAYATYPGYGNYQQPQQQAQPPPQ; translated from the exons ATGATGCAGCCTCCTCCGATGGCGCCGCCGCCGATGGAGCAGCAGCCGCAGCAGTGGAACATGATGCCGCCGCAGCCGCAGTACTACCAGGCCCCCCCTGCGCCGCCTATGTGGAACCAGCAACCCTCCCAGGTTCCGCCGCCTGTCCCCCAGCTCGTGCCGCAGCCCCAGCCGCAGTACCAGGCCCCGGCTCCGGTGCCGCCGCCCCAGATGCAGTACCAGGTTCCGCCGCCCGCCCCGGCTCCGCCCATGGCGCCACAGCCGGCGTCGTCTGATGAGATCCGTACGCTTTGGGTTGGCGATCTGCAGTACTGGATGGACGAGAACTATCTGTACAACTGCTTTGTGCATACTGGGGAG GTAGTTTCAGTTAAGGTTATCCGCAACAAGCAGACCGGGCAATCAGAGGGTTATGGTTTTATTGAGTTTGTATCACGTGTGGCTGCTGATCGAATTCTTCAAACATATAATGGTCAAATTATGCCTAACTCTGAACAAGCTTTCAGAATGAACTGGGCAACATGTGGGGCAGGTGAGAAACATGGTGATGGTGCTGATTATACGATTTTTGTTGGAGACTTGGCAGCAGATGTTACTGATTATTTGTTGCAAGAGACATTCAAGAGCCATTACACCTCAGTTAAGGGTGCTAAAGTTGTCACTGATAGACTGACTGGGCGCTCCAAAGGCTATGGATTTGTCAAATTTGGAGATTTAAATGAACAAACAAGAGCAATGACCGAGATGAATGGAGTTTACTGTTCAACAAGACCCATGCGGATTGGTGCAGCTGCTAATAAGAAGAGCTTGGGTACCCAACAACAATATTCCGCAAATG CTTCCTTTCAGACTGGACAGGGTGACGAGTCTGAGTCTGATCCAAATAATACGACG ATATTTGTGGGTGGACTGGATCCAAATATTACGGATGATCATTTGCGCCAAGTGTTTAGCGCATATGGGGAAATAGTCTATGTAAAGATACCTGTAGGCAAGCGTTGTGGATTTGTTCAGTTCGCTAACAG GGCCAGTGCTGAGGAGGCTTTAAGGATGTTAAATGGGACCTTGTTGGGTGGTCAAAGCATCCGGCTTTCATGGGGTCGCAGTCCTGCAAACAAACAG CCACAACAAGATCCCAACCAGTGGAATGGTAGCTTCTATGGTTACACCCAAAGTTATGATACCTATGGATATGCTCCGCCTCAGGATCCTAATATGTATGCATATGCAACATATCCAGGATATGGGAACTATCAGCAGCCGCAGCAGCAGGCACAACCACCACCTCAG TAA
- the LOC135595467 gene encoding uncharacterized protein LOC135595467, with product MKPPIAELFRRNPLVLLFHQSLRATNYYFLVPQRSDLSQTLTLAMGSEGPSRRPFCLHCDKPARTCLCSRFQSPPLDNSIGVTILQHSLEKKHPLNSTRVAKLGLRNLDVVPVTDVNFHAQLFVRPLERGLDCREEPEAEESSDFSVAPMSDLGQGVAYHDTNVNCGCSAAHSSNLHNPSKIPDAYPPLTFHKQNSFSSLSGSERLDFDRHGDYPIDADDVVTITSAKCTVTCSGSDIKMIVERSAKPKIDWILQTPIGRAAISNGFVVKKMQRKELQPTKEFQDFIEFEILVPQGTALLFPSDKAICTKAVEFEVKHLVVLDGTWPKAKRIYHENPWLQLLPHLKLDLGEDSLYGEVRHQPKAGCLSTIESIVCALKELGGDMEGLDNLLDVFGSMIGDQRFYKDEKFRKMCLK from the coding sequence ATGAAACCCCCGATTGCGGAACTCTTCCGCCGCAACCCTCTTGTATTGCTTTTCCATCAATCACTCCGCGCGACCAACTACTACTTCTTGGTACCCCAAAGATCCGATCTTTCCCAGACCCTAACCCTAGCGATGGGGAGCGAGGGGCCTTCGAGGCGGCCGTTTTGCCTACATTGCGACAAGCCCGCCCGCACCTGCCTCTGTTCTCGGTTTCAGTCGCCGCCGCTCGACAACTCGATCGGCGTCACGATCCTTCAGCACAGCTTGGAGAAGAAGCACCCGCTCAATTCGACGCGAGTCGCTAAACTGGGGCTCAGGAACCTGGATGTTGTCCCCGTTACTGATGTTAATTTTCATGCTCAGCTCTTTGTTCGCCCTCTTGAACGCGGTCTGGACTGCCGGGAGGAGCCGGAAGCAGAGGAAAGTTCGGATTTTTCAGTTGCCCCTATGAGTGATTTAGGTCAAGGAGTTGCATATCATGACACCAATGTTAACTGCGGTTGCAGTGCTGCTCATTCAAGTAACCTTCATAATCCATCAAAAATTCCCGATGCGTATCCTCCTCTTACGTTCCATAAGCAGAATTCTTTTTCCTCGTTGTCCGGGTCTGAAAGACTCGATTTTGATCGTCATGGAGACTATCCAATAGATGCAGATGATGTGGTCACAATAACATCGGCTAAATGTACAGTAACATGCTCTGGTAGTGATATAAAAATGATAGTTGAGCGTTCTGCCAAACCCAAGATCGATTGGATTTTACAGACTCCGATTGGGAGAGCAGCGATTTCAAATGGGTTTGTGGTTAAGAAGATGCAGAGGAAGGAACTGCAACCCACCAAAGAATTTCAAGATTTTATAGAATTTGAGATCCTGGTGCCCCAAGGAACGGCACTTCTTTTTCCTAGTGATAAAGCTATCTGTACGAAAGCTGTGGAATTTGAGGTGAAGCATTTGGTGGTTTTAGATGGTACATGGCCAAAGGCAAAGAGGATTTACCATGAGAATCCCTGGTTACAGCTTTTACCTCATCTGAAGCTGGATCTAGGAGAGGATAGCTTATATGGTGAGGTGAGGCATCAACCTAAGGCAGGTTGCTTATCTACCATCGAGAGCATTGTTTGTGCCCTGAAGGAATTGGGGGGTGACATGGAGGGGTTGGACAATCTTTTGGATGTTTTTGGGTCCATGATCGGGGACCAAAGGTTCTATAAGGATGAAAAGTTCCGAAAGATGTGTCTTAAATAA
- the LOC135595468 gene encoding uncharacterized protein LOC135595468 yields MKRMAALKLLAFPLVLLIASLLLFCSPSLLGDWDDAGSWKAPFRPVDLLPLLPHRAAWPVLRSLRSAVDLLPTFVGAASSAEDDLEWKGACFYKTTAWMEFHNKSQSQFGGGTLHIKTNNAHSWTCMDLYVFATPYRVTWDYYLLSREHTLDFHEWEGEAEYEYVKHNGVSIFLMESGMIGTLRAMWDVFPLFTNTGWGESSNLAFLKKHMGATFEERPQPWISSINIDDIHSGDFLAISKIRGRWGGFETLEKWVTGAYAGHTAVCLRDSEGKLWVGESGNENDKGEDVIAILPWEEWWEFELTKDDSNPHISLLPLHPDVRAKFNNTAAWEYGKSMLDKPYGYHNMIFSWIDTISDNYPPPLDSHVVASVMTMWNKIQPAYAANMWNEALNKRLGTQGLELPEIIVEAEKNGTSFDNLLTIPEQDDWVYTDGKSTSCVAFILEMYKAAGLFGSNASSIQVTEFTIKDAYTLNFFESNSSRLPKWCNKDDNVKLPYCQIKGRYRMELPGYNTMQPYPHMNENCASLPPYYSRTKDC; encoded by the exons ATGAAGCGGATGGCTGCTCTCAAGCTCCTCGCTTTCCCCCTCGTACTCCTGATCGCCTCCCTTCTTCTCTTCTGCTCGCCCTCTCTTCTCGGGGACTGGGACGATGCGGGCTCTTGGAAGGCCCCCTTCCGTCCCGTGGATCTGCTCCCTCTCCTCCCCCACAGGGCGGCGTGGCCCGTCCTCCGCTCCCTCCGCAGCGCCGTTGACCTCCTCCCCACCTTCGTGGGTGCGGCCTCCTCCGCCGAGGACGACCTCGAGTGGAAAGGCGCGTGCTTTTACAAGACCACCGCGTGGATGGAGTTCCACAACAAGAGCCAGTCCCAATTCGGTGGCGGCACGCTCCATATCAAG ACTAACAATGCCCATAGTTGGACATGCATGGATCTTTATGTCTTTGCCACTCCCTACCGCGTGACATGGGATTACTACTTATTGTCACGGGAACATACTCTTGATTTTCATGAGTGGGAGGGAGAAGCTGAATATGAATAT GTAAAACATAATGGTGTGTCAATTTTTCTTATGGAATCTGGGATGATTGGAACTCTTCGGGCCATGTGGGATGTTTTTCCTTTATTTACAAATACTGGATGGGGTGAAAGCTCAAATCTTGCTTTCCTGAAAAAGCATATGGGGGCTACATTTGAGGAACGACCCCAACCAtggatttcaagtatcaatatcgatgATATTCACTCAGGGGACTTCTTGGCTATATCAAAGATCCGTGGCCGTTGGGGTGGCTTTGAGACTTTAGAAAAGTGGGTCACTGGGGCCTATGCTGGTCATACTGCAGTTTGCCTAAGGGATTCTGAAGGAAAACTTTGGGTTGGCGAGTCAGGCAATGAGAATGACAAG GGAGAAGATGTAATAGCTATTCTACCATGGGAGGAATGGTGGGAGTTTGAGCTTACCAAAGATGATTCAAATCCACATATTTCATTGCTTCCTCTTCATCCAGATGTGAGAGCAAAATTTAATAATACTGCAGCTTGGGAGTATGGAAAAAGCATGTTAGATAAGCCTTATGGTTATCATAATATGATCTTCAGTTGGATAGATACTATAAGCGATAACTATCCACCGCCCCTAGATTCACATGTG GTGGCTTCTGTGATGACAATGTGGAATAAGATCCAGCCAGCTTATGCTGCAAATATGTGGAATGAAGCCCTGAACAAGCGACTTGGAACCCAG GGTCTCGAGCTGCCTGAAATTATTGTTGAAGCAGAAAAGAATGGAACATCCTTTGATAACTTGTTGACAATTCCTGAACAAGACGATTGGGTCTACACGGATGGGAAATCAACCTCATGTGTAGCTTTCATTCTTGAAATGTACAAGGCAGCAGGATTGTTTGGTTCAAATGCCAGCTCCATTCAAGTTACCGAGTTTACC ATCAAAGATGCCTACACCCTCAACTTTTTCGAGAGCAACTCGAGCCGTCTGCCAAAGTGGTGTAACAAAGATGACAATGTGAAGCTTCCTTACTGTCAAATCAAGGGTAGATATCGAATGGAGTTACCGGGTTACAATACCATGCAGCCATACCCACACATGAACGAAAACTGCGCCTCCCTGCCACCATATTATTCCAGGACCAAGGACTGCTGA